In Cicer arietinum cultivar CDC Frontier isolate Library 1 chromosome 7, Cicar.CDCFrontier_v2.0, whole genome shotgun sequence, a single window of DNA contains:
- the LOC101500266 gene encoding uncharacterized protein LOC101500266, which translates to MASLLKLPSFISPLHQNLNYVSFSPIIMNAQSKFNCVSVRNGRWNVPNMTIKAHTAVGGGVIHNESFSSNEESDYGVVNVHHVGILCENLERSLDFYQNVLGLKINEARPHDKLPYRGAWLWVGSEMIHLMELPNPDPLTGRPQHGGRDRHTCIAIRDVSKLKAILDKTGIPYTLSRSGRPAIFTRDPDANALEFTQIDE; encoded by the exons ATGGCGTCCCTTCTCAAGCTACCTTCCTTTATCTCTCCTCTTCACCAAAAC TTGAATTATGTCAGCTTTTCGCCCATAATCATGAATGCGCAATCCAAATTTAACTGTGTTAGTGTAAGAAATGGGAGATGGAATGTTCCTAACATGACGATAAAAGCTCATACTGCTGTTGGAGGGGGTGTAATTCATAATGAATCGTTCTCATCCAATGAAGAAAGTG ATTATGGGGTTGTTAATGTTCACCATGTTGGAATTTTATGTGAAAACCTAGAAAGATCACTTGACTTCTATCAAAACGTACTAG gTCTGAAGATAAATGAAGCAAGGCCACATGATAAGCTTCCATACAGGGGTGCATGGTTGTGGGTAGGGTCTGAGATGATTCATTTGATGGAACTTCCAAATCCTGACCCTTTAACTGGACGACCTCAACATGGGGGTCGAGATCGTCACACTTGTATTGCAATCCGAGATGTTTCTAAGCTCAAAGCTATCCTTGATAAAACTG GTATCCCCTACACACTTAGCCGTTCTGGAAGACCAGCAATCTTTACTCGTGACCCCGATGCCAATGCTCTAGAGTTCACACAAATAGATGAGTAA